In a genomic window of Dyadobacter fermentans DSM 18053:
- a CDS encoding LytR/AlgR family response regulator transcription factor, with product MQFPLKTILIDDEPLALSRLRRLLEKHTDTFTIVSEAKNGAEGLVEIDRHHPDVIFLDIEMPLLNGFEMLSKLTRMPLVVFSTAYDQYAIRAFEENSVDYLLKPVENDRLMKTIEKIRNITQAGNGHPGSFNPYSENLLRLLEEMKPKKEIFSLSVKTGDRILLIPMTEITHFEAEEKYVFLNTLDGQKYLLNYTLTSLEEKLPKHYLRVSRAGIVNSHHIKEIQKHFNGKYVIVMRDRKASQVTSGSTYGDAIRHLLDN from the coding sequence ATGCAGTTTCCGCTTAAAACCATTCTTATCGACGACGAACCGCTTGCATTGAGCCGACTCAGGCGCTTGCTCGAAAAGCATACCGACACTTTTACGATCGTTTCGGAAGCCAAAAACGGCGCGGAAGGTCTGGTGGAAATCGACAGGCACCATCCGGACGTCATTTTCCTCGACATCGAAATGCCGCTGCTGAATGGTTTCGAAATGCTCTCCAAGCTCACCAGAATGCCGCTGGTGGTATTTTCTACGGCCTACGACCAATATGCGATCCGCGCATTTGAGGAAAATTCGGTGGACTACCTGCTGAAACCGGTGGAAAACGACCGGCTGATGAAAACCATCGAGAAGATCAGGAACATTACACAGGCCGGCAACGGCCATCCAGGCAGCTTTAACCCTTATTCGGAAAACCTGCTGAGGCTGCTCGAAGAAATGAAGCCGAAGAAGGAAATATTCTCATTGTCGGTGAAAACCGGCGACCGCATTCTGCTGATTCCCATGACCGAGATCACGCATTTCGAGGCAGAAGAAAAATACGTATTTCTTAACACGCTCGACGGCCAGAAATACCTGCTTAACTACACGCTTACGTCGCTCGAAGAGAAGCTTCCCAAGCATTACCTGCGCGTGAGCCGTGCGGGGATCGTCAACTCCCACCATATCAAGGAAATCCAGAAACACTTCAACGGCAAGTACGTGATCGTGATGCGCGATCGCAAGGCTTCGCAGGTCACCAGCGGCAGCACCTATGGCGACGCGATCCGCCATCTTCTTGATAATTAA